In Drosophila simulans strain w501 chromosome X, Prin_Dsim_3.1, whole genome shotgun sequence, one DNA window encodes the following:
- the LOC6725272 gene encoding DNA topoisomerase 3-beta — MKSVLMVAEKPSLAASLAGILSNGRCTAKRGTGNGCSTHEWTGNFRNEGSVHFRMTSVCGHVMSLDFNKKYNCWDKVDPIQLFGCATEKKETNPKQNMRKFLANEARGCDYLVLWLDCDKEGENICFEVMDAVKQVINNVYSDQVTYRAHFSAITEKDIKKAMETLGHPNENEAKSVDARQELDLRIGCAFTRFQTKFFQDRYGDLDSSLISYGPCQTPTLGFCVKRHDDIQTFKPESFWHLQLLAGQPEVTLEWARGRVFKKDIAIMLLNRVKEHKKATVESVASKEAFKSKPQALNTVELMRICSSGLGIGPFQAMQIAERLYTQGYISYPRTETNQYPTNFDLPAVLHVLKPSADFGEEARSILGDIQTPRKGKDAGDHPPITPMKLGNRSDFDRDTWRVYEFICRHFMGTVSRDLKYRVTTAKLRVGMETFSCTASVLIDAGFTKVMTWSAFGKDEPQPPFVQGTEVAINDVRLIESQTGPPDYLTESELITLMEEHGIGTDASIPVHINNICQRNYVHIENGRKLMPTTLGIVLVHGYQKIDPELVLPTMRTEVERMLTLIAQGSANFQDVLRHAIKIFKLKFMYFVKNIDNMDALFEVSFSPLAESGKAHSRCGKCRRYMKYIQTKPARLHCSHCDETYALPIGNVKVYREFKCPLDDFDLLVFSTGVKGRSYPFCPYCYNHPPFSDMPHLGGCNTCTNANCPHSLNTLGISSCVECPTGVLVLDCTLAPTWKLGCNRCDVIINCFKGATKITVEEAKCQECGAQQVNVVYKSDKSKFKDGSEEKSGCIFCSADFSHLVEKHRAVASRPVRSGGGFRGGKAGRGGGGVGGPAVGPGGLVTAGGGPNAGGGVRGGRVPKDKMGQLASYFV; from the exons ATGAAGAGCGTGCTGATGGTGGCCGAGAAGCCCTCGCTGGCGGCCTCGCTGGCGGGAATTCTCTCGAACGGACGCTGCACGGCCAAGCGGG GCACCGGCAACGGCTGCTCAACGCACGAGTGGACGGGCAACTTTCGGAACGAGGGCAGCGTCCACTTCCGGATGACGTCCGTGTGCGGTCATGTCATGTCGCTGGACTTCAACAAAAAGTACAACTGCTGGGACAAGGTCGATCCCATTCAGCTCTTCGGCTGTGCCACCGAAAAGAAGGAAACGAATCCCAAGCAGAACATGCGCAAATTTCTGGCCAACGAGGCGCGCGGCTGTGACTATCTGGTGCTCTGGCTGGATTGCGACAAGGAGGGCGAGAACATCTGCTTCGAGGTGATGGACGCCGTGAAGCAAGTCATCAACAATGTGTACAGCGATCAGGTGACATACCGTGCCCACTTCTCGGCCATCACGGAGAAGGACATCAAGAAAGCCATGGAGACGTTGGGGCATCCCAACGAGAACGAAGCCAAGTCGGTGGACGCCCGGCAGGAATTGGACCTGCGCATTGGCTGCGCCTTTACCCGCTTTCAAACGAAGTTCTTTCAGGATCGCTACGGCGACCTGGACTCCTCGCTGATCTCCTACGGTCCCTGCCAGACGCCCACGCTTGGTTTCTGCGTGAAGCGTCACGACGACATTCAGACCTTTAAGCCGGAGAGCTTCTGGCATCTGCAGCTCCTCGCCGGCCAGCCGGAAGTCACGCTGGAATGGGCGCGCGGTCGGGTCTTCAAGAAGGACATTGCCATCATGCTGCTGAATCGCGTCAAGGAGCACAAGAAGGCCAC TGTGGAGAGCGTGGCCAGCAAGGAGGCCTTCAAGAGCAAACCACAGGCACTGAACACCGTCGAACTGATGCGTATCTGCAGCTCCGGGCTGGGCATCGGACCGTTCCAGGCGATGCAGATAGCTGAGCGCCTGTACACGCAGGGCTACATCAGCTATCCGCGAACGGAGACCAATCAGTATCCGACTAACTTCGATCTGCCGGCCGTGCTGCACGTGCTGAAGCCATCGGCGGACTTCGGCGAGGAGGCGAGATCCATTCTGGGCGACATTCAGACGCCGCGAAAGGGCAAGGATGCCGGCGACCATCCACCCATCACGCCAATGAAACTGGGCAACCGCAGTGACTTCGATCGCGACACCTGGCGTGTCTACGAGTTCATCTGCCGGCACTTCATGGGCACGGTGTCGAGGGATCTCAAGTACCGCGTGACGACGGCCAAGCTGCGCGTTGGCATGGAGACATTCAGTTGCACGGCCAGTGTGCTGATCGATGCCGGTTTCACCAAGGTGATGACGTGGTCGGCCTTCGGCAAGGACGAACCGCAGCCGCCGTTCGTTCAGGGCACTGAGGTGGCCATCAACGATGTGCGACTTATCGAAAGCCAGACGGGGCCGCCGGATTATCTCACCGAATCGGAGCTGATCACACTGATGGAGGAGCACGGCATCGGGACGGATGCCTCCATACCGGTGCACATCAACAACATCTGCCAGCGCAACTATGTGCACATTGAGAACGGTCGCAAGCTGATGCCAACGACGCTGGGCATTGTGCTGGTGCACGGCTATCAGAAGATCGATCCGGAACTGGTGCTGCCCACCATGCGAACGGAGGTGGAGCGCATGCTGACGCTGATTGCCCAGGGATCGGCTAACTTTCAGGACGTGCTGCGACACGCCATCAAGAttttcaagctgaagtttATGTACTTTGTGAAGAACATCGACAACATGGACGCACTCTTCGAGGTCTCCTTCTCGCCGCTGGCCGAGTCGGGCAAGGCGCACTCGCGCTGCGGCAAGTGTAGGCGCTACATGAAGTACATACAG ACCAAACCGGCGAGATTGCACTGCTCTCATTGCGATGAGACCTACGCCCTGCCCATTGGCAATGTGAAGGTGTATCGCGAGTTCAAGTGCCCGCTGGATGACTTCGATCTGCTGGTCTTCTCCACTGGCGTCAAGGGGCGATCGTATCCGTTCTGCCCGTACTGTTACAACCATCCGCCGTTCAGCGACATGCCCCACTTGGGGGGCTGCAACACCTGCACGAACGCCAACTGCCCGCACTCGCTGAACACGCTGGGCATCTCCAGCTGCGTGGAGTGCCCCACCGGCGTCCTGGTGCTCGACTGTACGCTGGCGCCCACCTGGAAGCTGGGCTGCAATCGCTGCGACGTGATCATCAACTGCTTCAAGGGAGCCACCAAGATCACGGTGGAAG AGGCCAAGTGCCAGGAGTGTGGCGCCCAGCAGGTGAACGTGGTCTACAAGTCGGACAAGAGCAAGTTCAAGGACGGCAGCGAGGAGAAGAGCGGCTGCATCTTCTGCTCCGCCGACTTCTCCCACTTGGTCGAGAAGCATCGGGCGGTAGCATCCAGACCAGTTCGCAGTGGCGGCGGCTTCCGTGGCGGCAAGGCTGGTCGTGGCGGTGGCGGAGTGGGCGGGCCGGCTGTTGGCCCCGGAGGATTGGTTACGGCTGGCGGTGGACCTAATGCTGGGGGCGGGGTGCGTGGCGGTCGGGTGCCCAAGGATAAGATGGGCCAACTGGCGTCGTATTTCGTTTGA
- the LOC6725273 gene encoding tRNA (guanine-N(7)-)-methyltransferase non-catalytic subunit wuho: MCTTISFAEPEIVLGHGRRVLFVNPNDLQIFKEIELPPDLGLKGHASQSQESCPAAASTATSAGQAPVGKEQQLAKQPEEGGTSDSATASGLGCATSTSVQNVAYSPDGQLLAVTTSGAQKALLLYRSRPENARLLSTRPLSRASSALRFCSDSSSVLVTDKTGDCYQYDCVEVEAPPRLLLGHLSVVYDILWSEDQQHIITCDRDDKIRVTNYPATFDIHSYCLGHREFVSGLALLTEQHIASASGDKTLRVWNYIQGKELLQHELPAPAVRLLVRQLEPEKVFQAAVLFYEHVDALGLYRLERSSDDTWSVTATQLVCAEAGSWSISNFTLTSDRIYITGAENERLSLRVYDIATGQPASSGVPEGWLKMVLDGLGANEEGAPPFIPEDLSVWFKKRFDNVSDYLERKKRRIEEQQQQKCG; this comes from the coding sequence ATGTGCACAACAATTTCGTTCGCGGAACCCGAAATCGTGCTCGGCCATGGCCGCAGGGTGCTCTTCGTGAACCCCAACGACCTGCAGATATTCAAGGAGATCGAGCTGCCGCCCGACCTTGGCCTAAAAGGCCATGCATCCCAGTCGCAGGAATCGTGTCCAGCAGCCGcatccacagccacatccGCTGGCCAGGCACCGGTTGGCAAGGAGCAACAGCTTGCCAAGCAGCCGGAGGAGGGCGGAACCTCTGACAGCGCCACCGCCTCCGGTTTGGGATGTGCCACTAGCACATCAGTGCAGAATGTGGCCTACTCGCCAGACGGACAGCTGCTGGCCGTGACCACCAGTGGGGCACAGAAGGCTCTCCTGCTCTATCGTTCACGGCCGGAGAACGCCCGCCTGCTCTCCACCCGCCCACTGTCCCGGGCGTCCAGTGCCCTGCGCTTCTGCAGCGACAGCAGCTCCGTTCTGGTCACGGACAAGACTGGCGATTGCTATCAGTACGACTGCGTTGAGGTGGAGGCTCCGCCGCGTCTGCTGTTGGGCCACTTGAGCGTGGTGTACGACATCCTGTGGTCGGAGGACCAGCAGCACATCATCACCTGCGATCGGGATGATAAGATACGCGTGACCAACTATCCCGCCACCTTTGACATCCACAGCTATTGCCTGGGCCACAGGGAGTTCGTCTCGGGCCTGGCACTGCTCACGGAGCAGCACATCGCCTCCGCTTCGGGGGACAAGACGCTGCGCGTGTGGAACTACATCCAGGGCAaagagctgctgcagcacgAGCTACCGGCACCGGCGGTTCGTTTATTGGTGCGCCAGCTGGAGCCGGAGAAAGTCTTCCAGGCGGCGGTGCTCTTCTACGAGCACGTGGACGCCCTGGGATTGTATCGCCTGGAGCGCAGCTCCGATGACACCTGGAGCGTGACGGCCACACAACTGGTGTGCGCCGAGGCGGGCTCGTGGAGCATTAGCAACTTTACTTTAACCAGCGACCGGATCTACATCACCGGCGCAGAGAACGAACGCTTAAGCCTGCGCGTCTACGACATCGCAACTGGCCAGCCGGCGAGCAGCGGCGTGCCCGAGGGCTGGCTGAAGATGGTGCTAGACGGACTGGGCGCCAACGAGGAGGGCGCACCGCCATTCATTCCCGAGGACTTGTCCGTTTGGTTTAAGAAGCGCTTCGACAACGTCAGCGACTATTTGGAGCGCAAGAAGCGGCGCatcgaggagcagcagcagcagaagtgcGGCTAA
- the LOC27208963 gene encoding 26S proteasome regulatory subunit 10B: MTVTATPLPDNLRVKALSEYRKKLLEHKEIEGRLKEKREEIKELTKLYDKSENDLKALQSVGQIVGEVLKQLTEDKFIVKATNGPRYVVGCRRQLDKAKLKSGTRVALDMTTLTIMRYLPREVDPLVYNMSHEDPGDVTYSAIGGLTDQIRELREVIELPLLNPELFLRVGITPPKGCLLYGPPGTGKTLLARAVASQLDANFLKVVSSAIVDKYIGESARLIREMFNYARDHQPCIIFMDEIDAIGGRRFSEGTSADREIQRTLMELLNQMDGFDSLGQVKMIMATNRPDTLDPALLRPGRLDRKIEIPLPNEQARLEILKIHALKIAKHGEIDYEAIVKLSDNFNGADLRNVCTEAGLFAIRAEREYVIQEDFMKAVRKVSDNKKLESKLDYKPV; this comes from the exons ATGACCGTGACCGCCACACCGCTGCCCGACAATCTGCGGGTGAAAGCCTTATCCGAGTACCGAAAGAAGTTGCTGGAGCACAAGGAAATCGAGGGACGCCTCAAAGAAA AGCGCGAGGAGATCAAGGAGCTGACCAAGTTGTACGACAAGTCGGAGAACGATCTAAAGGCCCTGCAGAGCGTGGGACAGATCGTTGGCGAGGTGCTGAAGCAGCTGACCGAGGATAAAT TCATTGTGAAGGCCACAAATGGACCGCGCTACGTGGTCGGCTGCCGCCGACAGCTGGACAAAGCCAAGCTGAAGTCCGGAACTCGTGTGGCCCTCGACATGACCACACTGACCATTATGCGCTACTTGCCGCGCGAGGTGGACCCACTGGTGTACAATATGTCGCACGAGGATCCCGGCGATGTCACCTACTCGGCCATCGGCGGCCTCACCGACCAAATTCGCGAGCTGCGCGAGGTGATCGAGCTGCCCCTGCTGAATCCGGAGCTCTTCCTGCGCGTCGGCATCACTCCGCCGAAGGGTTGTCTGTTGTACGGACCCCCTGGCACCGGCAAGACCCTGCTGGCCCGTGCAGTGGCCTCCCAGCTGGACGCCAACTTCCTCAAGGTCGTGTCCTCGGCGATTGTGGACAAGTATATTGGCGAGAGTGCGCGTCTCATTCGCGAGATGTTCAACTATGCCCGCGACCATCAGCCCTGCATCATTTTCATGGACGAGATCGACGCCATCGGTGGTCGGCGCTTCTCCGAGGGCACCTCTGCCGATCGCGAGATCCAGCGCACCCTGATGGAGCTGCTCAACCAGATGGACGGCTTCGATTCGCTCGGCCAGGTCAAGATGATCATGGCCACCAATCGACCGGACACCCTCGATCCTGCCCTGCTGCGTCCGGGACGCTTGGACAGGAAGATCGAGATTCCGCTGCCCAACGAGCAGGCTAG GTTGGAAATCCTCAAGATTCATGCCCTGAAGATCGCCAAGCACGGCGAAATCGACTACGAGGCCATTGTCAAGCTGTCGGACAACTTCAATGGCGCTGATCTGCGCAATGTCTGCACGGAGGCGGGTCTCTTTGCCATTCG TGCCGAGCGGGAGTACGTCATCCAGGAGGACTTCATGAAGGCGGTGCGCAAGGTGTCGGACAACAAGAAGCTGGAGAGCAAGCTGGACTACAAGCCCGTCTAG
- the LOC6725274 gene encoding mitochondrial ribonuclease P catalytic subunit yields the protein MYNLRLLRNLLPIGGHAHPRWLASQHKRRPQPGSLPPDRLEQLRSDLFERRQELSGAEWTEVRQSLVDGYKHINGHNVDAVILGVCSAPNQLALAKNYVEFLRNRGSKPNAATLGRLLRVYNAAYHERPLSEAEQSEILQICRSLQAEHETLDASSCENVIHGLVATSGDDWQRGLPLLEMMKVTSTPSVAAYSALAEKAFSVASPEQELAWRLLEEMATARKPPKCEVYLALLNRLANETAQLPAQLSRLLQFLERHEILVSQRVAIRLQELSSQVPQLLHTRTTHLGALGKCQSCQQHLQPVAISDEEFRQLSECFLERVLIRRDVFQRSTPEEVARFKKFVEKTAPYDCVIDGLNVAYSTGTKKTPQQMAKLVATVVRHFREQDKRVLVLGREHMRNWSKQAMHYVHSNASLFLTSNLSHDDPFLLYATLRSGQETDFFSRDLMRSHAFHLGTELKPIFRRWQQEHQFSLVTQTQTGQIIVKEPVRHRLCAHQVAGTWHVPYCAQYTPHPTDSFEVPANWLCIQLKEQTTPATKTKTNTTR from the exons ATGTATAACTTACGCCTGCTACGAAATCTCCTGCCGATCGGTGGGCACGCCCATCCGCGCTGGCTGGCTAGCCAGCACAAGCGCCGACCGCAGCCGGGCAGCCTGCCGCCCGATCGgctggagcagctgcgcaGCGATCTCTTCGAGCGTCGCCAGGAGCTGAGTGGCGCGGAGTGGACGGAGGTGCGGCAGTCGCTCGTGGACGGGTACAAGCACATCAACGGGCACAATGTGGACGCCGTCATCCTGGGCGTGTGCAGTGCACCCAACCAGCTGGCGCTGGCCAAGAACTATGTGGAGTTCCTGAGGAACAGGGGCTCCAAGCCGAATGCAGCGACGCTGGGTCGCCTGCTGAGGGTCTACAATGCCGCCTACCACGAGCGACCGCTCAGCGAGGCGGAACAGTCGGAGATACTGCAGATCTGCCGATCACTGCAGGCGGAGCACGAAACTCTGGACGCCAGCAGCTGCGAGAATGTGATCCATGgactggtggccaccagcggCGATGATTGGCAGCGCGGCCTGCCGCTGCTCGAGATGATGAAGGTCACCAGTACGCCCAGCGTGGCCGCCTACTCCGCGCTGGCGGAGAAGGCCTTCAGTGTGGCGTCGCCGGAGCAGGAGTTGGCCTGGCGTCTGCTGGAGGAGATGGCCACGGCACGCAAGCCGCCCAAATGCGAGGTCTATCTGGCGCTGCTCAATCGCCTGGCCAACGAAACGGCCCAACTTCCTGCCCAGCTTAGCCGTTTGCTGCAGTTCCTCGAACGCCATGAGATTCTAGTCAGCCAGCGGGTGGCGATACGATTGCAGGAGCTGTCCAGCCAGGTGCCCCAACTGCTGCACACCAGGACCACCCATTTGGGAGCTCTGGGCAAGTGCCAGTCCTGCCAGCAGCACCTCCAGCCGGTGGCCATCAGCGATGAGGAGTTCCGGCAGCTAAGCGAATGTTTTCTGGAGCGCGTGCTCATACGACGCGACGTCTTCCAGCGCTCCACGCCCGAGGAGGTGGCCAGGTTCAAGAAGTTTGTGGAGAAGACGGCGCCATACGACTGTGTGATCGATGGCCTCAATGTGGCCTACTCCACGGGCACCAAGAAGACGCCCCAGCAGATGGCCAAGCTGGTGGCCACGGTGGTGCGTCATTTCCGGGAACAGGACAAGCGTGTCCTCGTCCTGGGACGCGAGCACATGCGCAACTGGTCCAAGCAGGCCATGCACTATGTGCACAGCAATGCCAGCCTCTTCTTGACCAGCAATCT GTCGCACGACGATCCCTTCCTGCTGTATGCCACGCTGCGCAGCGGCCAGGAGACGGACTTCTTCTCCCGCGACCTGATGCGCAGTCACGCCTTCCATCTGGGCACCGAGCTGAAGCCCATCTTCCGCCGCtggcagcaggagcaccagTTCTCGCTGGTCACCCAAACGCAAACGGGTCAGATTATAGTCAAGGAGCCCGTTCGCCATCGGCTGTGTGCCCACCAAGTGGCGGGCACCTGGCATGTGCCCTACTGCGCGCAGTACACGCCGCATCCCACGGACAGCTTCGAGGTGCCCGCCAACTGGCTGTGCATCCAGCTGAAGGAGCAGACGACACCCGCCACCAAAACCAAGACCAACACAACCAGGTGA
- the LOC6725275 gene encoding uncharacterized protein LOC6725275: MASSNVSDWDEPLPTSTESLPEEEDPDVCAEENVKKRREEELDKLELYVKRMAYQPTLPPKVKPYDVALSKPKMHTLIDNYEQFKDVYDPKLRAKRIKRMLGKYNAITTEQLEQILKSNKTKERKKEDFLKRKQELYYNMLTKLERQCRTQYLNVLIKKFAKFISHLATTMRIPPQLVDPYARMQRGIFCNILLAIGVQPTSQSAIYYTSQDAIEYDVCHRLAHALLSLIIKALDSAATRNPNELAKPADMDFEMDNHIKRRLMCAAEKKLVYERRRKKPQPQGLGAFEKCTRYDCD; the protein is encoded by the exons ATGGCCAGCTCCAATGTCTCGGACTGGGATGAGCCGTTGCCCACGTCGACGGAATCGctgccggaggaggaggatccgGATGTGTGCGCAGAGGAGAACGTAAAGAAGCGGCGGGAGGAGGAACTGGACAAGCTGGAGTTGTATGTGAAACGCATGGCCTACCAGCCGACACTGCCGCCCAAGGTGAAGCCCTACGACGTGGCCCTGTCCAAGCCCAAGATGCACACGCTCATCGACAACTACGAGCAGTTCAAGGACGTATACGATCCGAAGCTGCGTGCCAAGCGGATCAAGCGCATGCTGGGCAAATACAATGCCATTACCACGGA ACAACTGGAGCAGATCCTCAAGAGCAACAAGACCAAGGAGCGAAAGAAGGAGGATTTCCTGAAGCGCAAGCAGGAACTGTACTACAACATGCTGACCAAGCTGGAGCGCCAGTGCCGCACCCAGTACCTGAACGTGCTCATCAAGAAGTTCGCCAAGTTCATTTCCCATCTGGCCACAACGATGCGCATTCCGCCGCAGCTGGTGGACCCGTATGCGCGCATGCAGCGCGGCATCTTCTGCAACATCCTGCTGGCCATCGGTGTGCAGCCCACCTCGCAGTCGGCCATCTACTACACCAGCCAGGATGCCATCGAGTACGACGTGTGCCATCGCCTCGCGCACGCGCTGCTCAGTTTGATCATCAAGGCGCTGGACTCGGCAGCCACCAGGAATCCCAACGAGCTGGCCAAGCCAGCGGACATGGACTTCGAGATGGACAATCATATCAAGCGTCGGCTCATGTGCGCCGCCGAGAAGAAGCTGGTGTACGAGCGCCGTCGCAAGAAGCCCCAGCCGCAGGGCCTTGGAGCCTTCGAGAAGTGCACCCGCTATGACTGCGACTAG
- the LOC6725276 gene encoding uncharacterized protein LOC6725276 yields MFSIFGKRKPAETPTDDQPIQGPAEATRPGTSGDDFVFIERKPGPDAPHPGVPTGSMYPPMPPAGYLPYPPMPGPRSDQVKQPGAQGPVNYLQDIPFELAPGLATKDRYTSTQMQVDSILALLTRQLSVDELAEEYTFALERSVQNECY; encoded by the coding sequence ATGTTTTCGATATTTGGCAAACGCAAGCCCGCGGAAACGCCCACAGATGACCAGCCCATTCAGGGACCGGCTGAGGCAACACGTCCAGGCACGAGCGGCGATGATTTCGTGTTCATAGAGCGCAAACCAGGACCGGATGCTCCTCATCCGGGCGTTCCGACCGGCTCCATGTATCCACCCATGCCGCCAGCGGGCTATCTGCCCTATCCGCCGATGCCAGGACCGCGCAGCGATCAAGTGAAGCAGCCCGGCGCCCAAGGACCCGTCAACTACTTGCAGGACATTCCCTTCGAGCTGGCACCCGGATTGGCCACCAAGGATCGCTACACCAGCACCCAGATGCAGGTGGACAGCATACTGGCGCTACTAACACGCCAGCTGTCCGTGGACGAGCTGGCCGAGGAGTACACCTTCGCCCTGGAGCGATCCGTGCAGAACGAGTGTTACTAG
- the LOC6740309 gene encoding PHD finger protein 12: MSKLDQDPNASLSIMEQIKQLIRPPPNEDEKMMQRSTNTKHPYYRRPGRGHNHDYCDACEEGGNLLCCDRCPSSFHLQCHDPPLSEEDIPSGQWLCHSCRMSKLSQPPASSKASSVERVPSAGSGSRANTPSSGDLESIPLKIRNLRKRSNSERNSTEKLLAKMPLAIQRALDPNKKPTPLDDVIRAATMMNPQQFSLPPELELHTQFPGNGKVQPVQPHPPSGNGGNRRCAGNQRRNSKPFELDAQGLVPLPAKTCFYCTRSCKRAPLISCDYCPLYFHQDCLDPPLTALPAGLWMCPNHAENFIDANMTNSISATERVRLWNRFHQPLDHENVKLEFFRRVNTRNPPFRIKRNLRARAHIEVPAIVRYHYDHPPPLLPSMRQTLRYDRVKRRNNLPTEVEEISRESVTESLLKDLEALRSAHAKFREIQREFGTLETAVDGDSDSDPSPEDKRTETNTPADKVNGEVVSENPNTESDVQASEQPSVVKVESKTSPEVEASFEEDEEDSKKATGIIDADLLHLDVDIIKKLAHQRLQQLVEEHPEIVTQYKNRTATRRLRQLTAADGSHVAGETAALQGQLAPEDMNRFSLLFTSETSSILAQKNGNAADEDPAMALHPALATAAAIAAADAAAESYVPRARSDTEKAYELASRLEIKLLQCKVQARAVMTPLGDMLEDSRWFSSLGLDHSIFMRYRTLYIGYGGHYSPSTTLAQTETVDLSAIGYCCRISPQHAIIFYDEFSKSYELINYSEFGTEVNGQLYACDVTDRMTTHAGKPMRPDDAELKKRVDEMLDKRRNINRQFETKKIDKERLAPMVKPACRCMNAGPVPMVDGAWEGSAVLAHGSLLRFGCLSFVFVVPSVDLLQAQARSKRS, translated from the exons ATGTCTAAATTGGACCAGGACCCGAACGCCTCGCTGAGCATCATGGAG CAAATCAAGCAGCTCATCCGCCCGCCGCCCAACGAGGACGAGAAGATGATGCAGCGGTCCACCAACACGAAGCATCCGTACTACAGGCGCCCGGGCAGGGGCCACAACCATGACTATTGCGACGCCTGCGAGGAGGGCGGCAATCTGCTGTGCTGCGATCGATGCCCCTCCAGCTTCCACCTGCAATGCCA TGATCCACCGTTGAGCGAGGAGGACATACCCAGTGGCCAGTGGCTGTGCCACAGCTGCCGCATGAGCAAGCTCTCCCAGCCGCCGGCATCCTCCAAGGCCAGTTCCGTGGAGCGTGTGCCCTCGGCGGGCAGTGGCTCACGGGCGAACACTCCATCGTCTGGCGATCTGGAGTCCATACCGCTGAAGATCCGCAACCTCCGCAAGCGCAGCAACAGCGAACGCAATAGCACCGagaagctgctggccaaaatgccGCTGGCCATACAGCGCGCCCTCGATCCCAACAAGAAGCCAACGCCGCTGGACGATGTCATCAGGGCGGCCACCATGATGAATCCGCAGCAGTTCTCGCTGCCGCCGGAGCTCGAGCTGCACACCCAGTTCCCGGGCAATGGCAAGGTGCAACCCGTACAGCCGCATCCGCCGAGCGGGAATGGCGGTAATCGCAGATGCGCCGGCAATCAGCGCCGCAACTCCAAGCCCTTCGAGCTGGACGCCCAGGGACTGGTGCCGCTGCCCGCCAAAACCTGCTTCTACTGCACGCGCTCCTGCAAACGGGCGCCGCTCATCTCCTGCGACTACTGTCCACTCTACTTTCACCAGGATTGCCTGGATCCGCCACTGACGGCACTGCCAGCTGGATTGTGGATGTGCCCCAATCATGCCGAGAATTTTATC GATGCCAATATGACCAATAGCATTTCGGCCACGGAGCGTGTGCGCCTCTGGAATCGCTTCCACCAGCCACTTGACCATGAAAACGTCAAGCTTGAGTTCTTCCGGCGCGTCAACACGCGCAATCCGCCCTTCCGCATCAAGAGAAATCTCCGTGCCCGCGCCCACATCGAGGTGCCAGCCATTGTGCGCTACCACTACGATCatccgccgccgctgctgccctCCATGCGCCAAACGCTGCGCTACGATCGGGTGAAGCGGCGCAATAACCTGCCCACCGAAGTCGAGGAGATATCCCGTGAGTCGGTCACCGAATCGCTGCTCAAGGATCTGGAGGCCTTGCGCTCGGCTCACGCCAAATTCCGTGAGATTCAGCGAGAATTTGGCACCTTGGAGACGGCCGTGGATGGCGATAGCGACAGCGATCCCAGTCCTGAAGACAAAAGAACGGAGACGAACACTCCCGCCGATAAAGTGAATGGCGAAGTGGTTTCGGAGAATCCCAATACAGAATCGGATGTGCAGGCCAGCGAACAGCCGTCGGTTGTCAAGGTGGAGTCCAAGACCAGCCCAGAGGTGGAGGCTAGCttcgaggaggacgaggaggacaGCAAGAAAGCGACGGGTATTATCGATGCAGACCTTTTACACCTGGACGTCGATATAATCAAGAAGCTGGCGCACCAGCGTCTGCAGCAGCTGGTCGAAGAGCATCCGGAGATTGTGACACAGTACAAGAACCGCACGGCCACTCGTCGCCTGCGTCAACTGACGGCGGCCGATGGCAGCCATGTGGCTGGCGAAACTGCTGCCCTGCAAGGCCAACTGGCGCCGGAGGATATGAACCGTTTCTCGCTGCTCTTCACCAGCGAAACGTCCTCCATTCTGGCGCAAAAGAATGGCAATGCCGCCGACGAAGATCCCGCAATGGCTCTGCATCCAGCACTGGCCACCGCGGCGGCcattgcagcagcagatgccgCGGCCGAAAGCTATGTGCCGCGTGCCCGTAGCGACACGGAGAAGGCCTACGAGCTGGCCTCGCGCCTGGAGATCAAGCTGCTGCAGTGCAAGGTGCAGGCGCGTGCGGTGATGACGCCACTGGGCGACATGCTCGAGGACAGCCGCTGGTTCAGTTCGCTGGGGCTGGACCATTCGATTTTCATGCGCTACCGCACGCTGTACATTGGCTACGGTGGACACTACTCGCCATCGACGACGCTGGCGCAAACGGAGACCGTGGACCTGTCGGCCATTGGTTACTGCTGTCGCATTTCGCCGCAGCACGCCATCATCTTCTACGACGAGTTCTCCAAGTCGTACGAGCTGATCAACTACTCGGAGTTCGGCACCGAGGTGAATGGGCAGCTGTATGCCTGCGACGTGACCGACAGGATGACAACGCACGCCGGCAAACCGATGCGACCTGACGATGCGGAGCTGAAGAAGCGCGTCGACGAGATGCTGGACAAGCGGCGGAACATTAATCGCCAGTTCGAGACGAAGAAGATCGACAAAGAACG ATTGGCGCCCATGGTTAAGCCCGCCTGCCGCTGCATGAACGCCGGACCAGTGCCCATGGTGGACGGCGCCTGGGAGGGATCGGCGGTGCTGGCTCACGGCAGCCTGCTGCGATTCGGTTGCCTGTCGTTTGTGTTCGTGGTGCCGTCGGTGGATCTGCTGCAGGCGCAGGCGCGCAGCAAGCGATCGTAG